The Pedobacter ginsengisoli region ACTGCTACCAAATTCAAATACAGGTTTATACAAAGGCAAGGCTATCAAGTTCCCAAAACCTTTGCCGGAATGTTTATCCTGATTGGGAAAAAGCCTGTCAAAACTAGAATTTTTGTCAAAAATAGAGACTATCCCTACTCTCTCTAATAAAGTAAGTACAATTATTCTGCTCTTAAAAGCCGGATATGGTTGGGTAAAAAATATCCAAACATGCCCACCTTTGCCACTACGCGAACGTTCCAGATAAACAGGGATATTATAGCTTGCACAGATGGCAATGAAACTTCTGCAGTCTTCCAGCCAACTATTTTTATCAAAATCCGCGGCAATCAGCCAAGATGTATTATCTTGTAAAAGTGGATATAATCCTATTAACTGTCTACCTTCAAGATGTCTCTGAATCTGATCATCAGTCAGGGGAAGATAATTTATTGTTTCCGAACCAGCTGGCGTTGTGCTCTTCTTGTAAATCTTGTTGAAGTAGGGATCATATAACTTAGCAGGCATGTAACCACTCTTATTTCCCTTTGACCAATGAATCGCATAAACATCTTCACGCCCTTTGAACAAAGACTTATATAATGAGATATTCTGTATGATCGAAAAATTATCCAACTTATTTCACGTTAGCACAAATGATCATTCTATTCAATTAAAATTGACAGCTTAACGAATCGGATTAACACATTTTAATCCCCTAACTCTTTCGAAGTCGCTTAAATTCCGGGTGTAAATCTCAAGCCCATGTACTGATGCTGTAGCAGCAATTAAGCTATCACCTAGCTTCAAATTATACTTCTTCCGGATTTCAATAGCTCTATCAAAAATATCCTGGTCAGGAAGAATTACGGGTGCGTATTCAAAAATATCCTTAAAATACTTCTCTTCCTCCTTCTTCAACCCATGATAACCGAGGACTTCAACTCTGGAAATTTCTGACACTGTACAGGATTCATTGATAATTAACTCCCTTAAATATTCGTACTCGCTTGAATAAGAATAAATAATTACATTACTATCTAAAAGAAAAGCCATTCCTATGAAAAAGGTAACTCACGATCTGAACGTTGGTGTTGCTCCCATTCCGCTGCATCACCAAAAGAAGAAGACCCTGTGGCTTTGAAATTCAGAATACGGTTTTTCAGATTAATCCTAGTAGTCTTATTAAAATCAGCATTCTTCTTTTCAATCACAACGTTTAACTTCTTAGCTAAAGCAATAATTTTTGCTAAACTTTCTTCGTTATTCGATTTTAAAATGAGCTCCATAGTAATATGCCATTATGATATATACAAAAATACTAAAAATAAAGTTTTTGGCATGCTCCATGGAAAGAAAAAAATTCCGTGGGGATACAATCGGTTTGAATTCGGCAAACATAACCTTTTCGGATATCGAACCATGAATCGCGCTTTTTCACACAATAGAGCGACATTTCAGATTGAGTAAAAACAAAAAACCCTCTCTACGTTCTGTAAAGAGGATTCGTGCACTTGTAGGGATTCGAACCCCAAACCTTCTCATCCGTAGTGAGATGCTCTATCCAGTTGAGCTACAAATGCGTCTTTTATTATAAATCCGTTTCGTTAACGGACTGCAAAAGTAATGCTTCGAATTCAAAATAGCAATATTTTTTACAAAATTATTCAAAGCATTACTCCTGCAGAATAGCACTAAACTTCTATTGCTTTCTTAATTGCATCAAAATCAGGCATATCACGTGCATCTTCTAAAACTTCTGCATGGATAATTTTTCCATTTTCATCAATAACAAAGGCTCCTCTTTTTGACACTCCCTTTAAATTAAACACGAAATCTTCATAAAATGCACCATAAGATTGAGAGATTTCTTTGTTAAAGTCAGAAAGTAATGGAAACTGATAAGCTTGATCTTCTTTGAATTTAGCCAGGGTAAATGGAGAATCAACAGAAATACCGACAACTGATGCATTCATTCCTTCATAATAACCAAAGCTATCTCTCATTGTACACAACTGCGCAGTGCAAACACCTGTAAATGCCATAGGAAAAAAATGTACTACAACTTTTTTTCCTTGATAATCTGAAAGTGATACTTCTTTCAACTCAGAACTGAATAATTTAAAATCCGGGGCGCTATCGCCAACTTGTAATGTCATATAATTAAGTTTATAGTTCAAATATAAATTTGTGCTTCTCTGCTTTCAAATCAAACACCAAAAGATGAGAAACGGCTGACCCCTCTACCCCTGTGTCTTTAGTTGCTGGTCTACAATTGCCAATCCTTCATCAAAACTATGTGGCTTATAACCTAGATCATGGATTGTTTTATCCAAAATAAAACCGGTCCTTACAGGTCGTTTTGCTGTTTGGTTAAGTGCCTCTGCGCTTATTTCATTAATTACACTTTTATTGAGCTTCCAATAATCGGCTACTCTTGCCACCAGTTCAGAAATACTCATCATGTCTTTTCCAGAAGCATTATATATACCCTTAGCATCCTTTTCAACTGCGAGCAAACAACAATCCGCCAAATCCTCTGCAAGCGTTGGCATCCGCCACTGATCGTTAACCACCTTTATTGGCGAACCTTTTTCTAAAGCACCTTTTGCCCACAACACAATATTGCTTCTGCTCATATCACTTACTATACCATATACTAATATAGTACGTAAAATTGTCCACCTGCAATTAGAAACTTCAACAACACGCTCTGCCTCTAATTTTGTATGTCCATAGTAACTTAATGGATTCGGCTCCGCATCTTCAGCATATGGCCCTTTTGCTCCATCAAAAATAAAGTCGGTTGATAAATGCACTAACTGAATATCATGAGCTTCGCAAACAGAGATCAGTGTTTTTACCGATTCCACATTTAATTGATAAGCAAGCTCCTTCTGATCTTCACAGGTATCCACATTAGTCATAGCCGCCGTATGAATAATAGCATCAGGCTTATAACGCCCAACAACTTCCATTACATTCTCTCGATTCAGAATATCCATTTCAGCGTACGTATATCCATCCTTAACAGGAAAACGATTAGCTCCTTTTGATGTTGCAATTAACTTAAATTGCTTAGTAACAGATAAACGCTCTGTTATTTTCTGACCCAGTAGGCCGTTACTTCCTGTAACTAATATGGTTTTCATTAATGTTTATTTACAATTTTCAACAGCTGCTAAAGCAGCAAAAAATCACTATTTAACGCTTTAAAAGGCATAATTAAAGCCTCAATAATACTCGCTAAAATATTGATTAAAAAACTGTGGAAAAACTTTTTATTTATATATGTATTTCTTGTATAAAAATTTTAACTTTGCAAACCGAATTGTAGGCCCATAAAACAGCCTTTAACAAATTGATATTTATAATTTTACCCAAAACAATATATGCCTAACATTGGAAAAATAGCGCAGATTATAGGACCGGTAGTTGACGTGAGTTTTGCTGACGATGCTCATTTACCTCAAATTTTCTCTGCATTAGAGATTGAAAAAGAAAACGGACAGAAAGTCGTTTTAGAAGTTCAACAACATCTTGGTGAAGACCGCGTACGTGCAATTGCAATGGACTCAACCGATGGTTTGGTTCGTGGAATGAAAGCATTAGATACTGGTTCTCCTATTCAAATGCCAGTTGGCGATCAAATTAAAGGTCGTTTATTCAATGTGGTTGGTGAGGCTATTGATGGTATCAATTCAGTTAGCAAAACTGGTGGCAGACCAATCCACAATGCTCCTCCTAAGTTTGATGAATTATCAACTGAAACTGAAGTACTTTTTACAGGTATTAAAGTAATCGACTTATTAGAGCCTTATGCAAAAGGTGGTAAAATCGGTTTGTTCGGTGGTGCTGGGGTAGGTAAAACAGTATTGATCATGGAGTTGGTAAACAACATCGCAAAAGCTTATGCTGGTCTATCTGTATTTGCTGGTGTTGGTGAGCGTACTCGTGAAGGTAATGACCTTTTACGTGAGTTTATCGAATCTGGCGTAATCAATTATGGCGAAGACTTCCTTCATTCAATGGAAAAAGGTGGATGGGATTTAAGTAAAGTTGATACTGAAAAATTAAAAGAATCAAAAGCAACATTGGTTTTCGGTCAAATGAACGAGCCTCCTGGTGCACGTGCTCGTGTAGCATTATCAGGATTAACAGTTGCTGAATATTTCCGTGATGGTGATGGCGAAGGCGCTGGAAAAGACATCCTTTTCTTCGTTGATAACATCTTCCGTTTCACTCAGGCTGGTTCTGAGGTATCTGCACTATTAGGCCGTATGCCTTCAGCTGTAGGTTACCAACCAACCCTTGCTACTGAGATGGGTTTAATGCAAGAGCGTATTACTTCAACTAAACGTGGTTCAATTACTTCTGTACAGGCTGTATACGTACCTGCCGACGATTTAACTGACCCTGCTCCGGCTACAACATTCGCCCACTTAGATGCGACAACAGTATTATCTCGTAAAATTGCTGAGTTAGGTATCTACCCTGCTGTGGATCCGTTGGATTCTACTTCACGTATCTTATCTCCAGCTGTTTTAGGTGATGAGCACTACAACACAGCTCAACGCGTTAAAGAAACATTACAACGTTACAAAGAATTACAAGATATCATTGCAATCCTTGGTATGGACGAGTTATCTGAAGAAGATAAATTAGTTGTATCTCGCGCACGTCGTGTTCAGCGTTTCTTGTCTCAGCCATTCCACGTTGCTGAGCAATTTACAGGCTTAAAAGGTGTATTGGTTGACATTAAAGACACTATCAAAGGATTTAACATGATCATGGATGGTGAAGTTGATGAATATCCTGAAGCTGCATTTAACTTAGTTGGAAGCATCGAAGAGGCTATTGAAAAAGGTAAAAAACTATTAGCAGAATCTAATTAGTACATAGTAGTTAGTACTTAGTATATAGATCATATCTCTAAACTAAGTACTAATTTCATTAATTTATTTGAGTAGAAATAGTCTAGCTACTAACTACTAAATACTAACTACTAACAAAATGACTTTAGAAATATTAACCCCAGATAAGAAAGTTTTTGAAGGTGATGTAACAGCTGTTACTGTTCCTGGTACCATGGGATCTTTTCAGATACTACATGACCATGCACCTATTATTTCAACTTTAGAAGATGGACCTGTAATTATTAAATGCAAAACCGGCGATCAAACCTTTACTATTAAAGGTGGCGTTGTTGAAGCTTTAAAAAATAAAATTATTGTGTTAGCCGAAGGGGTTGCCTAATATTTAATTATACAATATTCTAAAAGCCCTTTGAAAATTTCAAAGGGCTTTTTATTTATTTTGTATTCTCGTCCTCCCTGAACTTATTTCAGTATCCCTCAAGAGAAAGGAACTCTTACTAGTGCCTCATCCTAAGTGCTCAGAATAATCATCGCTTTATGAAAAATACCCTCAAAAAAAACCAATATTTCAATCAACTTTTTTAGAGTTTTCCACATTTTAAGAAGAAAATACACAAATTTATAATGCTAGCATAACACCTATACCGAATACCGATTTCATATTTGGTATAGCAGTCACCACGTTAAGATATGAATTTGCATAATAAATTAGAATTATATTCTGCAATACAACAAAAATAAAGAATTATATTTTTTTTCATTTATTTTCATTCACCTATTGATAGTTTAACTACCAAGCGGTAAATTGGATTCTATAAAACAACAAGAAATTAAACAACGATATGAACCTTTCAGTCAACGTCTTATTTACTGTAATTGTTAACCTAATTCTCCTTCTGATTATTCAGAAGAATAAGGCGCTGTAAAGAAATATTTAATACTTAAAATATACTAAGCGCCACCAAAAGTGGCGCTTTTTTAATGAAACATCTAAAATACAAAACATACCTGACAAAAAAATGCAATACTTTAATTCAAATACCATACTTTACCTAAATGGGCGGTTCGAAAAATCGGCCGATACAAATGCCGATTTGTATGGTCAGTCGTTACATTACGGCTATGCAGTTTTTGAAGGAATCAGGGCTTATTCCACACATAATGGAACCCGTATTTTTAAAGCCAGAGAGCATTTCGAAAGGTTAAAACGCTCTGCTGAATTAGTTCATATTCCATTTACCTGGGACATAAATAAATTAATAAAACAAACATACAGACTACTGGAAATCAACAACTTAAAAGACGCATACGTTCGTCCATTAGTATACTGTCCTCCTGCCATGTCATTGATTGCGGCAAAAGAAGCCTCAATTATGATCTGTGCCTGGGAATGGGAAGCCTATCTTGGGCATAAGTTGCTTAAAGTATCTGTATCAAGTTTTGAGCGTCCGAATCCAAAATCAACACCAATCGAGGCTAAGGTAAGCGGCAACTATGTTAACTCAATACTCGCCACTACAGAGGCCAAAAGTAAAGGATTTGATGAAGCATTGTTACTTGATATGTATGGCAATGTTGCCGAAGCTCCGGGAGCCAATATCTTTATCGAAAAAAACGGCAAACTATACACCCCTCCTCTTGGAAACATTTTACCGGGTATTACCCGCGCAACGGTAATAGAACTATGTCATATTTTAGATATAGAAATCATAGAAAAACACCTATCGGTAAAAGACCTGAAACATGCAGACAGTGCTTTTTTCTGTGGCACAGCTACTGAAATTGCAGGAATTGCATCTATTGATGAATATACATTCCCATTAAAATGGACGGAGACTGTAGGTGCAACAATACAACGTACCTATAGATCTTTAGTATTAGAAAAACAGAATTACGAAGTAATCATATAACTATTATAATAAATAACAAAAAAGACCTAACCATATAATATGTCACAAACACCAGAAATCAATCGCTACAGTAAAACTTTCACACAAGACCCAACACAACCAGCTGCACAGGCAATGTTGTACGGAATTGGTTTAACTAAAGCAGATATGGATAAAGCTCAGGTTGGTATTGCCAGCATGGGTTATGATGGAAACACCTGCAACATGCATTTAAATGATTTAGCCAAAATCGTTAAAGATGGTGTATGGAAAAATGACATGGTCGGTTTAACATTCAGCACTATTGGTGTTAGTGATGGTATGTCAAACGGAACAGAGGGAATGCGTTACTCTTTAGTATCAAGAGATGTTATTGCCGATTCAATTGAAACCATTTGTGGTGGACAATACTACGATGGGTTAATCACTATACCTGGTTGCGATAAAAATATGCCGGGATCTATCATGGCAATGGGTCGTTTAAATCGCCCTGCTATTATGGTTTATGGTGGAAGTATCCACTCCGGAAACTATAAAGGAAAAGCATTGAATATCGTTTCAGCTTTCGAGGCACTAGGACAAAAATTAGCTGGCAACTTAGAAGAAGAAGATTTTCAGGGCGTAATCAAAAATGCTTGCCCCGGTGCAGGTGCATGTGGCGGTATGTATACAGCTAATACTATGGCATCTGCTATCGAAGCATTAGGTATGAGTTTACCTTATAGCTCATCCTACCCTGCATTAAGTGAAGAAAAAAGAAATGAATGCCTGGAAGCTGGTAAAGCCATCAGAATTCTGTTAGAAAAAAATATCCTTCCTTCAGATATCATGACTGAAAGATCTTTCCATAATGCTATAGTAACCGTTATGGTTTTAGGTGGTTCTACAAATGCAGTATTGCACTTAATTGCAATGGCTAAATCTGTAGGCTTAAACTTACAACTTAGCGACTTCCAAAAAATCAGCGACAGCACTCCTGTACTTGGCGATTTAAAACCAAGCGGAACTTATCTGATGGAAGATTTACATGAAATTGGTGGTGTACCTGCAGTATTAAAATATTTAATAAAAGTTGGCTTAGTTCATGGCGATTGCATTACCGTTACCGGCAAAACCTTAGCAGAGAACGTTGCTGATGCAGTAGATCTTGATTTCGACAAACAAAAAATCATATTCCCTGTAACTGAACCGATTAAAGAAACAGGACACTTACAAATGCTTTACGGCAACCTTGCCACTAAAGGTGCTGTAGCTAAAATCAGCGGTAAAGAAGGCGAAAAATTTGTAGGCCCTGCCCGTGTATTTGACGGAGAACAAAAACTGATTGCTGGAATCCAAAGCGGAAAAGTAAAAAGCGGAGACGTAGTAGTAATCAGACAGGTAGGTCCTAAAGGAGCACCTGGTATGCCCGAAATGCTAAAACCTACCTCTGTTATTATAGGTGCAGGCCTGGGCAAAACTGTTGCTTTAATTACAGATGGTCGTTTTTCTGGTGGTACTCACGGTTTTGTAGTAGGCCACATCACTCCTGAAGCATGGGATGGCGGAAACATCGCCTTGGTTCATGACGACGATATCATTACTATCGATGCAGTAAACAACTCAATAGATGTTCATTTAACTGATGAACAACTGGCTACCCGCCGTGCGGTTTGGAAACAACTACCACCGCCCGTCACCAAAGGAGTACTCTATAAATACCTTAAACAAGTAAGCAATGCAAGCGAAGGCTGTGTTACTGATGCT contains the following coding sequences:
- a CDS encoding SDR family oxidoreductase — protein: MKTILVTGSNGLLGQKITERLSVTKQFKLIATSKGANRFPVKDGYTYAEMDILNRENVMEVVGRYKPDAIIHTAAMTNVDTCEDQKELAYQLNVESVKTLISVCEAHDIQLVHLSTDFIFDGAKGPYAEDAEPNPLSYYGHTKLEAERVVEVSNCRWTILRTILVYGIVSDMSRSNIVLWAKGALEKGSPIKVVNDQWRMPTLAEDLADCCLLAVEKDAKGIYNASGKDMMSISELVARVADYWKLNKSVINEISAEALNQTAKRPVRTGFILDKTIHDLGYKPHSFDEGLAIVDQQLKTQG
- the atpC gene encoding ATP synthase F1 subunit epsilon, which translates into the protein MTLEILTPDKKVFEGDVTAVTVPGTMGSFQILHDHAPIISTLEDGPVIIKCKTGDQTFTIKGGVVEALKNKIIVLAEGVA
- a CDS encoding branched-chain amino acid transaminase is translated as MQYFNSNTILYLNGRFEKSADTNADLYGQSLHYGYAVFEGIRAYSTHNGTRIFKAREHFERLKRSAELVHIPFTWDINKLIKQTYRLLEINNLKDAYVRPLVYCPPAMSLIAAKEASIMICAWEWEAYLGHKLLKVSVSSFERPNPKSTPIEAKVSGNYVNSILATTEAKSKGFDEALLLDMYGNVAEAPGANIFIEKNGKLYTPPLGNILPGITRATVIELCHILDIEIIEKHLSVKDLKHADSAFFCGTATEIAGIASIDEYTFPLKWTETVGATIQRTYRSLVLEKQNYEVII
- the ilvD gene encoding dihydroxy-acid dehydratase — encoded protein: MSQTPEINRYSKTFTQDPTQPAAQAMLYGIGLTKADMDKAQVGIASMGYDGNTCNMHLNDLAKIVKDGVWKNDMVGLTFSTIGVSDGMSNGTEGMRYSLVSRDVIADSIETICGGQYYDGLITIPGCDKNMPGSIMAMGRLNRPAIMVYGGSIHSGNYKGKALNIVSAFEALGQKLAGNLEEEDFQGVIKNACPGAGACGGMYTANTMASAIEALGMSLPYSSSYPALSEEKRNECLEAGKAIRILLEKNILPSDIMTERSFHNAIVTVMVLGGSTNAVLHLIAMAKSVGLNLQLSDFQKISDSTPVLGDLKPSGTYLMEDLHEIGGVPAVLKYLIKVGLVHGDCITVTGKTLAENVADAVDLDFDKQKIIFPVTEPIKETGHLQMLYGNLATKGAVAKISGKEGEKFVGPARVFDGEQKLIAGIQSGKVKSGDVVVIRQVGPKGAPGMPEMLKPTSVIIGAGLGKTVALITDGRFSGGTHGFVVGHITPEAWDGGNIALVHDDDIITIDAVNNSIDVHLTDEQLATRRAVWKQLPPPVTKGVLYKYLKQVSNASEGCVTDAYND
- a CDS encoding type II toxin-antitoxin system VapC family toxin; amino-acid sequence: MAFLLDSNVIIYSYSSEYEYLRELIINESCTVSEISRVEVLGYHGLKKEEEKYFKDIFEYAPVILPDQDIFDRAIEIRKKYNLKLGDSLIAATASVHGLEIYTRNLSDFERVRGLKCVNPIR
- a CDS encoding redoxin domain-containing protein, translating into MTLQVGDSAPDFKLFSSELKEVSLSDYQGKKVVVHFFPMAFTGVCTAQLCTMRDSFGYYEGMNASVVGISVDSPFTLAKFKEDQAYQFPLLSDFNKEISQSYGAFYEDFVFNLKGVSKRGAFVIDENGKIIHAEVLEDARDMPDFDAIKKAIEV
- the atpD gene encoding F0F1 ATP synthase subunit beta; translated protein: MPNIGKIAQIIGPVVDVSFADDAHLPQIFSALEIEKENGQKVVLEVQQHLGEDRVRAIAMDSTDGLVRGMKALDTGSPIQMPVGDQIKGRLFNVVGEAIDGINSVSKTGGRPIHNAPPKFDELSTETEVLFTGIKVIDLLEPYAKGGKIGLFGGAGVGKTVLIMELVNNIAKAYAGLSVFAGVGERTREGNDLLREFIESGVINYGEDFLHSMEKGGWDLSKVDTEKLKESKATLVFGQMNEPPGARARVALSGLTVAEYFRDGDGEGAGKDILFFVDNIFRFTQAGSEVSALLGRMPSAVGYQPTLATEMGLMQERITSTKRGSITSVQAVYVPADDLTDPAPATTFAHLDATTVLSRKIAELGIYPAVDPLDSTSRILSPAVLGDEHYNTAQRVKETLQRYKELQDIIAILGMDELSEEDKLVVSRARRVQRFLSQPFHVAEQFTGLKGVLVDIKDTIKGFNMIMDGEVDEYPEAAFNLVGSIEEAIEKGKKLLAESN